A region of Pyxidicoccus parkwaysis DNA encodes the following proteins:
- a CDS encoding M4 family metallopeptidase, whose product MHIPTRHRHSIHCILPPHLTRQIAVNGTKEQRERLLRTLSIDHTFRSMRVARAGILQAGQQLVPSPMVVESQLQRTIYDMKNTEALPGTVVRTEGQGDTSDVAVNEAYAGLGDTYALYWEVFARNSIDGKGLPLHAHVHYGSDYNNAFWDGERMIFGDGDGDLFNRFTIAVDVIGHELTHGVTECDGPLTYFTQSGALNESISDVFGSIVKQRTLNQKADQADWLIGEGLFTKKVQGVALRSMKAPGTAYDDPVLGKDPQPARMRDYVRTVQDNGGVHINSGIPNRAFYLVASELGGYSWERAGHIWYETLRDPRLRANSTFLSFARLTVLSAARLYGSGGAEEKAVRDAWAQVDIRVSRERAGEPMWGPGVQLPSKQPGQRPPAH is encoded by the coding sequence ATGCACATCCCGACCCGACACAGGCATTCCATCCACTGCATCCTCCCGCCGCACCTGACCCGGCAGATTGCCGTGAACGGAACCAAGGAGCAGCGCGAGCGCCTCCTCCGGACGCTCTCCATCGACCACACCTTCCGGTCCATGCGGGTGGCGCGCGCGGGGATTCTCCAGGCGGGGCAACAGCTCGTTCCCAGCCCGATGGTGGTGGAGAGCCAGCTGCAGCGGACCATCTATGACATGAAGAACACGGAGGCCCTGCCCGGCACGGTGGTCCGCACCGAGGGACAGGGCGACACGTCCGACGTGGCCGTCAACGAGGCCTATGCCGGACTGGGTGACACGTATGCCCTCTACTGGGAGGTCTTCGCGCGCAACTCCATCGACGGCAAGGGACTGCCGCTCCATGCCCACGTCCACTATGGCTCGGACTACAACAACGCCTTCTGGGACGGCGAGCGCATGATTTTCGGCGACGGAGACGGTGACCTCTTCAACCGCTTCACCATCGCCGTGGACGTCATCGGCCACGAGCTGACCCACGGCGTCACCGAGTGCGACGGCCCCCTCACCTACTTCACCCAGTCGGGCGCGCTCAACGAGTCGATTTCCGACGTCTTCGGCTCCATCGTGAAGCAGCGCACGTTGAACCAGAAGGCGGACCAGGCGGACTGGCTCATCGGCGAGGGCCTCTTCACGAAGAAGGTCCAGGGCGTGGCGCTGCGCTCCATGAAGGCCCCCGGCACCGCGTACGACGACCCCGTGCTGGGGAAGGACCCACAGCCGGCTCGCATGCGCGACTACGTACGCACCGTGCAGGACAACGGCGGCGTGCACATCAACTCCGGCATCCCCAACCGGGCCTTCTACCTCGTGGCCTCGGAGCTGGGCGGCTACTCGTGGGAGCGCGCGGGCCACATCTGGTACGAGACGCTGAGGGACCCGCGCCTGCGGGCCAACTCCACCTTCCTCTCCTTCGCGCGCCTGACGGTGTTGTCCGCCGCGCGCCTCTACGGGAGCGGCGGCGCCGAGGAGAAGGCGGTCCGCGACGCATGGGCCCAGGTGGACATCCGCGTCTCGCGCGAGCGGGCGGGCGAGCCCATGTGGGGCCCCGGCGTGCAGCTCCCGTCGAAGCAACCCGGGCAGCGGCCTCCGGCCCACTAG
- the clpP gene encoding ATP-dependent Clp endopeptidase proteolytic subunit ClpP, translated as MNIPYVIEQTHRGERTYDLYSRLLKDRIIMLGTEVNDDVANIIVAQLLFLESEDPEKPISLYINSPGGSVTAGLAIYDTMQYVRAPVSTICVGQAASFGAMLLLAGAKGRRYALPNARIMMHQPHGGAKGQASDLEIQVREMLRLKQRLNEITQKHTGHSLERVEKDTERDYYMSADEARQYGIIDEVMERLPSTKAS; from the coding sequence ATGAACATTCCCTACGTCATCGAGCAGACGCACCGCGGTGAGCGCACGTACGACTTGTACAGCCGGCTGCTCAAGGACCGCATCATCATGCTGGGCACCGAGGTGAACGACGATGTGGCCAACATCATCGTCGCCCAGTTGCTCTTCCTGGAGAGCGAGGACCCGGAGAAGCCCATCAGCCTCTACATCAACTCGCCGGGAGGCAGCGTCACCGCGGGGCTCGCCATCTACGACACCATGCAGTACGTGCGCGCGCCCGTGTCCACCATCTGCGTGGGACAGGCCGCCAGCTTCGGCGCCATGCTGCTGCTCGCGGGCGCCAAGGGCCGGCGCTACGCCCTGCCCAATGCGCGCATCATGATGCACCAGCCGCACGGAGGGGCGAAGGGTCAGGCCTCGGACCTCGAAATCCAGGTGCGGGAGATGCTGCGCCTCAAGCAGCGCCTCAACGAAATCACCCAGAAGCACACGGGCCACTCGCTGGAGCGCGTGGAGAAGGACACCGAGCGCGACTACTACATGAGCGCCGACGAGGCCCGGCAGTACGGCATCATCGACGAGGTCATGGAGCGTCTTCCTTCGACGAAGGCCTCCTGA
- a CDS encoding protealysin inhibitor emfourin has translation MRIELKREGGVAFFPGLSRPHSVDLESLPPETAEALQRAVREARFFEQPAVVGTATRGADRTRYTVTIEDDGGQRHTVQLVEPVEEPQLRALLELLKQAEKAQRASARTQHP, from the coding sequence ATGCGAATCGAGCTCAAGCGGGAGGGAGGCGTCGCCTTCTTCCCGGGCCTCAGCCGGCCTCACAGCGTGGACCTGGAGTCGCTTCCTCCGGAAACAGCGGAGGCCCTCCAGCGCGCCGTGAGGGAGGCGCGCTTCTTCGAGCAGCCGGCCGTCGTGGGCACGGCGACACGGGGCGCGGACCGGACGCGCTACACCGTCACCATCGAGGATGACGGTGGGCAGCGGCACACGGTGCAGCTCGTCGAGCCCGTGGAGGAGCCGCAACTCAGGGCCCTGCTGGAGTTGCTCAAGCAGGCGGAGAAGGCGCAGCGCGCTTCGGCGCGGACGCAGCATCCGTAG
- a CDS encoding outer membrane beta-barrel protein, giving the protein MRAGIRMGLCFALLAGGSALADDLEARGSRYVEWRGPYFLLGLGAEGYTGKLAPSLNPGLSYEAIIGYRASEILGVEAGYSGGVNDLDPGSGSGVGGPDIIRNGAQAAINVGFIPHARLQPYALAGIGIERYSVRTGVSVRFFDDTGGYVPVGLGLRYKLNQSLSAEARATYSALFSQDFAPVTNEDVLDGRYQGLLQLGGTF; this is encoded by the coding sequence ATGAGGGCAGGCATCCGGATGGGGCTGTGCTTCGCGCTGCTCGCGGGAGGAAGCGCGCTCGCGGACGACCTCGAGGCGAGGGGCTCGCGGTACGTGGAGTGGCGGGGGCCCTACTTCCTGCTGGGCCTTGGCGCGGAAGGCTACACCGGCAAGCTCGCGCCCAGCCTCAACCCTGGCCTCTCCTACGAAGCCATCATCGGCTACCGGGCGTCGGAAATCCTCGGCGTCGAGGCGGGCTACAGCGGCGGCGTCAATGACCTGGACCCCGGCTCGGGCTCGGGAGTCGGCGGCCCCGACATCATCCGCAATGGCGCGCAGGCCGCCATCAACGTGGGCTTCATTCCCCACGCCCGCCTGCAGCCCTATGCCCTCGCCGGCATCGGCATCGAGCGCTACTCCGTGCGCACCGGCGTCTCCGTCCGGTTCTTCGATGACACCGGCGGCTACGTCCCCGTCGGGCTGGGCCTCCGGTACAAGCTCAACCAGAGCCTCTCCGCCGAGGCCCGTGCCACCTACAGCGCCCTCTTCAGCCAGGACTTCGCGCCCGTCACCAACGAGGACGTGCTCGACGGGCGCTACCAGGGCCTGCTGCAACTCGGTGGCACCTTCTGA